CCCGAGTCCTGGCGCGGGGTTCTGGGCGACGAGCTGCAGCAGCCCTACTTCAAGGAGCTGACCGAGTTCGTCGAGGAGGAGCGGGCGAACGGTCCCGTCTACCCGCCGCGCGAGGAGGTCTTCGCCGCGCTCGACGCGACGCCGTACGAACAGGTCAAGGTCCTGGTCCTCGGCCAGGACCCGTACCACGGCGAGGGCCAGGGCCACGGTCTGTGCTTCTCGGTCCGGCCCGGCGTGAAGACCCCGCCCTCCCTCAGGAACATCTACAAGGAGATGCAGCAGGAGCTGGGCCTGCCCGTCCCGGACAACGGCTATCTGATGCCGTGGGCCCGGCAGGGCGTGCTGCTGCTCAACGCGGTCCTCACGGTCCGGGCCGGCGAGGCCAACTCGCACAAGGGCAAGGGCTGGGAGAAGTTCACGGACGCGGTGATCCGCGCGGTGGCCTCGCGGCCCGACCCGGCGGTCTTCGTGCTGTGGGGCAACTACGCGCAGAAGAAGCTGCCGCTGATCGACGAGACCCGGCACGTGGTGGTCAAGGGCGCCCACCCCTCGCCGCTCTCCGCGAAGAAGTTCTTCGGCTCCCGCCCGTTCACCCAGATCAACGAGGCGATCGCCGCGCAGGGGCACGAGCCGATCGACTGGCGGATCCCGAATCTGGGCTGATGTTCCGGGGCCGGGTGAGCGCCCCCGCCGCGCGGGCGCGAACAGCCACGATGGCCCCGCAGGTGCCCACCGGCCGAAGGCACAACGGCGCCGCCTGACCGAGAATCCCCGCGGCGCCGTTTAGCGTCAGCATCAAACAACGGTCGAAAGCCCGGAGGACAACCGTGGCGGAGCAGCATGGGCAGGCGGCACCGGACGCCGTGCTGACGCGGATCGGGCAGGTCGTGATGTTGCACCACGGCGGTGACCGCGAGGAGGCCCAGCGGCGTTTCCTGGACCTGTGGGCGGAGATCGGCGAGGCCGGCGACCCGTTGCACCGCTGCACCCTGGCCCACTACCTCGCGGACACCCAGGACGACCCAGGCGACGAACTCGCCTGGGACCTCAGGGCGTTGTCCGCGGCCGAGGAGCGGGGCGCTCCGCTGAGTGTGCGGGGGCTGTATCCCTCGCTCCATCTCAATCTTGCCGCCGACTATGTGAAGCTGGGCCGCGACGAGGCCGCCCGCAGCCATCTGCGCCGGGCGCGCGAGGCCGCGGACGTCCTGGCCGACGACGGGTACGGCGACGGGGTGTGGGCCGCGATCGGCCGGCTGGAGCTGCGGCTGGGCGAGGGCGCCTGAGAGCGTGCCGCGCAGGGTGCTGCCCGGACCGGCGCCCGTCAGCCGCCGTACGTCTGCTCGCAGATCTGCGCCTGAGGGCTGTCCGCCCGCCAGCCGCCGTACTTCTTCCCGAGGGCGCACACATTCGGGGCCTTGGGGACTGAGGCCGGCACGCTCGGGACAGGGATGTGCGGCCGCTGTGAGTGCTCGCGGGGCCGCGGGGGAGCGGGCGGAGCGACCGGTCGGCGGTGGACGACCGGGGGCGCCTCGGCCTCGGGCTCGGCCGGGTGCCATGGGGCGGGTGGCGCCGGGTGCTGCGGGTGCCGGGAAGGGCCGGTCCTCTCCAGCGCCTCCTGGGCCGGTGCCTGCACCACCCGGGGCCTCGCGCTGCCGTCCGGCCGGGGCACCGTCGGCAGCGAGGGTGCCATGTCCCGGGGCGGCGCGGGTGTCGCGGGGCGCTGTACCGTCACACAGGCGGTCAGGGCCGAGACGGCCACGGTGACCAGGAGCGTTGCGGTGGTCGTCGTTCGATGCACCCGCGCAACTCTGCTGGGTCGGCCCCCGGCTTGCCAGCAGGGGGCCGAGGCTGATGCCCCCGTACGGGTGATCTCGTGGCCCGTGCGGGGGATGTGGGGTTGCCTGAGGTGACCTTCAGTACCCCGTGGCGCCGTCGACCCGCTCGCGGATGAGGTCGGCGTGCCCGTTGTGCCGGGCGTACTCCTCGATCATGTGGGTGTAGATCCAGCGCAGGCTGAACGGCTCGTCGCTGAACCTGCTCTTTCCCCTGGACAGATCGTCGAGCCCGAAGCCGGCCGTGTTCCGCCGCGCGATCTCGATCTCCTCCTGCCAGGTCGTATGCGCCTCCTGCCAGGTGTCGACCTCGGTGAGATGGAACTCGCCGTCCGGGTCCTCCTGCGTGCCGTAGATCGGGCCGGGGTCGTCGCCCACCAGCACCTTGCGGAACCAGCCCCGCTCCACCTCCGCCATGTGCCGCACCAGCCCCATGAGGGACAGCTCGGACGGCGGCACGGACGCGGTGCGCAGCTGCTCGTCGGTCAGCCCCTCGCACTTCCAGGCCAGCGTCCGGCGGTGGTAGTCCAGCCAGCCCTCCAGCATGGCGCGTTCACCGGCGTTCAGGGCGGGCTCTCGTCGATCGGTCGTCATGTCCGTATCATCATCGATGATCAAGCGCCCCGACCAGGGGTTTTCACCGGCCCAGCATCCCCGCGAGCAGCTCCCGAAGGCCCGTGCGGATCTCCTCCAGGCCCGGTACCTCGGCGCTGAACGAACCCGCCGCGCACGAGAACATCAGCCCGTCCGCCCAGGCGACCAGGGACAGCACATGCCGGGCGGGGTCGGGTGAGCCCACGGCCGTGAGCATCGCGGCCAGTTGCTCCTTGAACACGGCGCCGGTCCGGTCGTAGAAGGCCCGCAGCCCGGGGCGGCGGGTGGCCTCCAGGGCGAGTTCGTAGCGGGCGATCAGCAGTTCGCGGCCCCGGGTCAGGGAGCGGTGCACGGCGAGGGCCAGCCCGTCGGCGAGCGCGTCGAGTCCGCCGCTCGGGTCCGGCAGCTCCGCCAGGTCCAGCACCCGGGCCTCGCGTTCGGCATGCCGCCGTACCGCCAGTTCCAGCAGCGCCTGCCGGGTGCGCGCCACGTTCGACGTCGAGCCGAGCGGCAGTCCGGCCGCCTCGTCCACGGCGCGGTGCGTCAGGCCCCGCATCCCGCGCTCGGCGAGCAGGGCGAGGGCCGCGTCGGCGATGAGTTCGGCGCGGGAGGCACTGGGGGTGCTGGTGGTGCGTACGGACATGAGGTGACCCTACCGGTCGCACTACAGGCGTAGTAGAGTCATGGATACTACAGCTGTAGTCCACCGGATCCGGGAGGGGTCATGGCGCAGACGGACCGCGCGGTCGTCATCGGCGGCGGAATCGGAGGCCTGGCCGCGGCGGCGGCCCTGTACCGCGCGGGCCGGGACGTGACCGTGCTGGAGCGGGCCCGCTCCCTCGACCCGGCCGGCGCGGCCATCTCCCTCGCCCCGAACGCCCTGCGCGCCCTGGACGTGCTCGGCATCGGCGACGAGATCCGTGACCTCGCCGCCTGGCAGGGGGACGGCGGCCTGCGCACCCCGGGCGGGCGCTGGCTGTCCCGCACCAGCGCCGAGGCGACCGCCGCCCGGTTCGGGGGCCCCCTGGTCCTGCTGGCCCGCGCCACCCTGGTCGACCGCCTCGCCGCCCTGCTCCCGCCCGGTGCCGTGCGCACCGCGGTCACCGCGGCCCTCGCCGATCCCGGTGACGGCCGGCGGCCCGCCCGGGTGAGCACCGGCGACGACGAGCTGGAGGCCGAGCTGGTGGTCGGCGCGGACGGCATCAACTCCCGTGTCCGCGCGGCCCTGTTCCCGCTGCACCCCGGACCGGTGTATTCGGGGTTCACCACCTGGCGGATGCTGATCCCGGTGCCCGGCGTGGAGTTCGCCTCCCACGAGACCTGGGGCCGCGGCCGCATGTGGGGCACCCACCCCCTCAAGGACGGCCGCGTCTACGCCTACGCGGCGGCCATGACCCCGGCCGGCGGGCGGGCGCCGGACGACGAGAAGGCGGAACTCCTGCGCCGGTTCGGCGACTGGCACGCCCCCGTCCCCGCCGTGCTCGCCGCCGCCCGCCCCGAGGACGTGCTCCGGCACGACGTGCACCACATCGCCACGCCCCTGCCCGCCTGCCACCTGGGCCGGGTCGCCCTGCTCGGCGACGCCGCCCACGCCATGCCGCCGACCCTCGGCCAGGGCGGCAACCAGGCCCTCGAGGACGCCGTCGTACTCGCCCACCACACCGACGAACTCGCCGCCTACACCGCCGCCCGCCTTCCGCGTACGACCGCGATCACCCGCCGGGCCGTCCAGGCCGCCCGCCTGAACATGACCGCCAACCCCGCCGCCATCGCCGTACGCAACCTCGCGATCGCTGCGCTGTCGAAGGCCGGGCCCGCGCTCTTCCTACGCGGCTTCGACGGCATCGCCGACTGGCGGCCGCCGTATGCTGCCGTGGAAGCACACGGGGGCAAGCGGGAGAGGGAGAGCACGTGAAGGTCGGCTGCATCGGACTCGGGGACATCGCGCAGAAGGCGTATCTGCCGGTGCTGGGTACGCGGCCGGGGGTCGACCTGCACCTGCAGACCCGGACGGCGGCCACCCTCGACCGGGTCGCGGACACCCTGCATCTGCCGGCCGGCCGCCGGCACACCACGCTCGACTCCCTGCTCGCGGAGGGCCTCGACGCGGCCTTCGTGCACGCGCCGACCACCGCCCACCCCGAGATCGTCACGCGGCTGCTGGAGGCGGGCGTACCGACGTACGTGGACAAGCCCCTCGCCTACGAACTCGCCGACTCCCAGCGGCTGGTGGCCCTTGCCGAGGAGCGCGGAGTGTCCCTGTTCGTCGGCTTCAACCGCCGTTACGCGCCCGGGTACGCGCTGTGCCTGGACCACCCGCGCGAGCTGATCCTCATGCAGAAGAACCGCATCGGGCTGCCCGAGGAACCGCGTTCGATGATCCTCGACGACTTCATCCATGTCGTCGACACCCTGCGCTTCCTGGCACCGGGCCCGGTCGACGACGTCACGGTCCGCGCCCGCGTCGAGGACGGGCTGCTGCACCACGTCGTGCTGCAGCTCGGCGGGGACGGCTTCACCGCGCTCGGCGTGATGAACCGGCTCAGCGGCTCCGCCGAGGAGATCCTGGAGGTCTCCGGGCAGGACACCAAGCGTCAGGTGCTCAACCTCGCCGAGGTGATCGACCACAAGGGCCAGCCGACCGTGCGCCGGCGCGGCGACTGGGTGCCGGTCTCCCGGCAGCGCGGCATCGAGCAGGCGGTCCTCGCCTTCCTCGACGCCGTACGCGCGGGCAAGGTGCTCAGCGCCCGGGACGCGCTGGCGACCCATGAGCTGTGCGAGCGGGTGGTACGAGCGGTCGGGGGTCGCTCCGCCGCAGCCTGAGCGTGCGCACCCCCTCGGTCGCGCACAGCGCGGCCAGCACCAGCAGCGCGCCCTGCACCGGCCAGTCGCCGTAACGGACGTACGGCGTGATGCCGTGCGCGAGCGGTACGTCGTACACCTGGGCGGTGCTCGCGTCGGTGCCGAGCCACGGCCCGAGCCGCTGCCCGCCCGGCCCGTACACGGCCGAGACTCCGGTGAGGGTGGCGTGCACCATCGGCCGGCCGGTCTCGGCGGCCCGCAGCGCGGCCAGCGACGCGTGCTGCTCCGGCGCCCAGCTGTCCTGGAAGGTGGAGGTGGCGGACTGGCCGAGCAGGACATCGGCGCCGTCCTCCGCCAGATGCCGGCTCATGTCGGGGAACGCGGTCTCGAAGCAGATCAGCGGGCCGATCCGCAGCCCGTGGCCGACGTTCATCACCACCTGCTCGGTGCCGCGCCCGCGGTCCTCGTCGGCCGCCTTGCCGACCGAGGTGGCCCAGCCGAGCAGCGAGCGGGCGGGTATGTACTCGCCGAAGGGCACGAGCCGCATCTTGTCGTACCGTTCAGCGGTCGGTCCGCCGGGGCCGACCAGCACCGAGCTCTTGTAGATGCCCGGCCGGTCGGAGCGGCGGGCGTCCACGTTCACCAGCACGTCGGCGCCGGTCTCGCGGGACAGCGCGGCGATCCGCCGGGCCAGGTCGGGCCGGTGGCCCAGGTCGTAGCCGACGCTGGACTCGCCCCAGACGACCAGGTCGACGTCCTGCCCGGCGAGCCGCCGGGTCAGCTGCTCCTCGCGCGCGAAACGCCGCTCGCCGCTGTCGTGCCCGTCCACGACCCCCGGCTGTACGACGGCGATCCGCGCCCGCCCGTCGACGTCCGGGCGCGGCGCCCACGCCCACGCGGCCGAGGTCGCGGCGGCCGTGGCGACCAGCGAGGCCACGGCCGGCACCCGGTACTCGCGCACCGATATCAGCATGGCCGCCGCCACGTTGACGGCCACCACCAGAAAGCTGAGCAGCCACACCCCGCCGGCCGAGGCCAGCCGCAGCGCCGGCGACACCTGCCACTGGCTGGCGCCCAGCATGCCCCACGGCCCGCCGAGCCCCTGCCAGGACCGCACCAGCTCCACCATCAGCCAGGCGGACGGCAGCACCAGCAGCGCGGCGGCCCCCCGGCCCGGCGTCGGCTGCCCGCCCAGGAACCGGCGCACCAACCGGCCCCAGGGCGCCCAGAGCGCGCCGAGCAGAACGGCGATCGGGAAGATGAACACGTGCAGGCTCGGCAGCAGCCAGTGGTGCACGGCGACGAGGAAGCCGAAGCCGCCGCTCCAGCCGTCGTACGCCGCGCGGCGCCCGGTCGGGGCCGAGCGGGCCAAAAGGATCCAGGGGACCAGAGAGACGTACGCGAACCACCACAGTGCCGGTGCGGGGAACGCGAGCACGGGAAGGGCACCGGTGATCGCGGCCACGCCGGAACGCCGCCAGGGGGAGGTCAGCCAGTGGTTGATCGTCCTCATGTGGGCCCTCCCTACCCTGCACTTGTTCCAGTGTGCGCTTCGGGAGCGATCTACGACAGGGCGCGCCCCTGGGTGGTGGCCCGCATCCGGCGCCACTTCTCCTCCACCACCACCTTGCGCAGGTGCCAGCCCTCCGGAGTGCGCAGCAGCGTGAAGTCGTACCGGCCGCCGCAGACCAGGTCCGGAGCCGTAGGGCTGCCGTTGGTCGCGAAGCGCATCGGGTTGAGGTAGTCGGCCCGTACCGAGGCCGTGTCGCCGGTGTCGTGGTCCAGGAGGCCGAAGCGCACCTGGCGGTTGACGATCAGGTGCTGGCGCATGGCGAACAGCGCCAGGCTCTCGGCGAGCCATACGGCGATCTGCCCGGCGTCGCCCTCGATGCCGCCGGCCGAACGGTAGTCGGCCCGCCCGTCCGTCGTGAACAGCCCTCGGTACGCCCTCCAGTCGCCGTCGTCCACCGCCACCGCGTACGCGGTGATCAGCTCGTCCACGGCCATTCGGTCCATCACGGTAGCGAGCTCCGCGCGCTGCGTCATCGGCACAGTTTTGGGCATGGCGGGTGCGGAGCCAAGAGGCGCGCCGTGATATTCCGTCCTGCCGGGATATTCGGTGGTGCCGGGTGCGGCGCAGAGCCGCACCTGTTCCCACGCACGATCAATCCATCGAGCCCGAACCGAAGTTCCGCATACGGGGTACAGCGTCGCAGCATGGATCATGGCTGCGTGACGAAGTGGACCAAGAACGAACCTCCGGCCGAGCGGCCAGGCCCTGAGCCGGAGCTTTCCCCCTACCAGCAGGCGATGCGGCAAAGGCTCCTCGCCGCCCCGGTGGTACCGGCGCCCGAGCCCTGGCGGCGCACCGCCTACGCCCCGGTCGGCGGACTTCTCGGGATCGGCTTCGCCTCGCACCCCGGCACCGGCCAGGACCTGGTGATGGTCGTCTCGCACGACGGTCACGGTCTCTTCGACGCCGTCACGGGAGAGAAGATCGCACGGGATCGTGACCCCGACCCCGAGGACGGCGGCCCCGACGCGGATCCCGCTCTGCGGTGTCCCGGATTGGGACCGGTCGCCGGAAGCCGCGTGCGCATCGCCGGGCTCTTCGGAGGAGGACTGCACACCACCAGCGGAGACGGCTGGGAGCTGGAGGCCGTGGCCCCGGCCTGGCCGAACGAGCGTGTCCTGCTCTCCCGTGACGGTGGATTGCCGCACTCCGGTCCGCACGGGGAGCGCTGGTGGCACATCTTCCACTCCCACTACTCCGAGCTCCGTGCCGCGGGATTCTCGCCCTCCGGGCAGACCCTTGCCGTAGCGACGAGCAGCGACCTGTCCCTGTGGACTCGCGTCCCCGGCCACCGCCGCAGTGGTCAGGACTGATGCCGGCGCCCGGTGCTGGGCCCGGTCACCGCGGTGGTCGGGCTCGCGGCGAGCGCGCACGAGGACACCCTCGGCACCGCGCGGCCCGACCAGGTCGCCGACACACCGTCACCGTGGAGAGGCCCTGAAGGCCATCAACTCGGGTGATAGGGTGCCCAGTTGCACCGGCCGGTTGAGCCGAGGGCCTACGTGACGGGTCCGGTGCCTCAGAGGACCACGGTGGCGGTCTCCTCCTGCGTGCGGAAGGACCCGTTCTCGTCCCAGTAGAAGACGGTGACCTTCACCTTGTCGCCCTTGACGAAGCCGTTGCCGGCCGGGCGCAGCTTCATCTGCACGGTGCGGCTGACGTAGTCGCAGGTGACCTTGGAGGCCTCGATGGTTCCCGTCGCGTTCCGCTTGTCGGCAGCCGACTCGGTGACCTTGGAGGCGTAGCCGGCCATCTGCAGGTCCACGCCGATGTCACAGGAGTACTTGATGTCCAGCTGCAGGCCCGGCTTGTCGAGCGAGACCTTGGTGATGTCCAGCAGGTTGGCCTTGGCCGCGGCCGTGGACGCGGTGGCCACGGTGCCGGCGAAGGCCAGCGCGGCAAGGGTGGCGGCGGCCACGCCGCGCTGGACCCGGGATGCCTTCATGCAGTTCTTTCCTTCCCCCTGAGCGGTCACGTCACGGTGACTGCAACAGTTGTTCGTTTTGGTCAGGATGGACCTTACGCGATCTTTCAGGGCGCCCCGAGCCCTTTTCGGTAACTCTGGCCGGCGGCCGTACAGCCCGAGTTGGGGAGACCCCGGGCCGTAGGATCGCCCGTCAAGGAGGGTCCGCTCACGGGGCCACCAGGCTGTTGCCCGTGGAGCGGCCGTATGCGATCGCGGACGAGGCGCTCGCGCAGCTGCGGGCGTTGGCCGCCGGCATCGGGGCGCCGACCGCGTCAGGCCGCCGCGATGACCTCGTCGCGGATCGCCTCGGCCCACTCGACCACCAACAGCTCGTACTCCGCGCGCTCTTGGGCCGACAGGGTGCCGCCCGCACGCAGCCACAGCGCCCGGATCTGCTCGTTCACCTCGGCGGCAGACCGTGCGGAACCAGAGGGCAGGGACTCGGGGGACATGCGGACAGCCTAGGGGCAAGGACTGACACTGCGCTACCGCCCGGCTACGCACGACATATGGGGTTGGTCACCGACACCGGCTCCCGCGTCCGCCCGGGTGGCGGTGAGATGTCCGGCCAGGAACTCCCGTACATCACCTGTGGATTGACGGTATCCGCAGGCCGTGGCGGCTGCGCAGGACGCTGTGGGCAACGGCGCGAGGACACGGTCCGGGCCGGGTTCGTCCGGGGCGCGGGGGATACCCGAGGCACCGCCGGGACGGCGAGCAGGAAGGAGTAACGGGCCGCGGCCTCCCGCTTGTTGCCCAGGAACAGGCCGCCGCTGATGGTCGCGCCGGAACGGGAGACGCCGGGGACGAGCGCGCAGGGCCGGCACAGGCCGTGGATCAGGCCGTCCCTGACCCCCGGATTCTCCAGCGGCTTGCGCTGCTTGGGCGCGCGGTGCCGGCCGCCGGTCTCGTCGCGGGCCGCCGGCCGGTCGGCGATGCCGATGGCCAGGGCGACGGCAATGAGCATGCCGGCGGTGACCCGCAGATCGCGGAACGGCCCCTCGATCTGGTCCTTCAGCGTCACGCCCAGCGCCCCGATCGGGATCGAGCCGACGATCACCAGCCGGCCCGCCCGTCCGTCGTACTCCTGCCGCACCGCCTTGTCGAACAGCGAGCGGAACCAGGCCGGGGTGATCCGGCCGATGTCCCTGCGGACGCAGATCGGCACCGCCGTCTCCGTGCCGATCTCGGTGATCGCCGTGAAGGCCGCCCCCGGGTGGGGGTCGCCGGTCCCGGCGGCGCGTGGTGTTGACCGTCCGGGCGCCGCCGCTTACGTTGCAGCACAGGAGAAAGCGCTTGCTGCATTCATCGGCCCGCCCGCCGTACCGGAGGAGTGCTGAACCCGCCCATGCCGCCCTCTGCCCTCCCGCCCAAGCCCTGCGCGTCCCTGTCTTCGACTCCGTTCACCGGCCGGCGTATCCGGGCCGCCGTCATCGGCACCGGCGCCATCGGGCGCGGCTCCCATCTGCCCGCGCTGGACCGGCTCGCACGGGAGGGCGAGACGGAAGTCGTCGCCGCCGTCGACATCGACAAGGGCGCCGTCGAGGC
Above is a genomic segment from Streptomyces fodineus containing:
- a CDS encoding nuclear transport factor 2 family protein is translated as MTQRAELATVMDRMAVDELITAYAVAVDDGDWRAYRGLFTTDGRADYRSAGGIEGDAGQIAVWLAESLALFAMRQHLIVNRQVRFGLLDHDTGDTASVRADYLNPMRFATNGSPTAPDLVCGGRYDFTLLRTPEGWHLRKVVVEEKWRRMRATTQGRALS
- the lnt gene encoding apolipoprotein N-acyltransferase; amino-acid sequence: MRTINHWLTSPWRRSGVAAITGALPVLAFPAPALWWFAYVSLVPWILLARSAPTGRRAAYDGWSGGFGFLVAVHHWLLPSLHVFIFPIAVLLGALWAPWGRLVRRFLGGQPTPGRGAAALLVLPSAWLMVELVRSWQGLGGPWGMLGASQWQVSPALRLASAGGVWLLSFLVVAVNVAAAMLISVREYRVPAVASLVATAAATSAAWAWAPRPDVDGRARIAVVQPGVVDGHDSGERRFAREEQLTRRLAGQDVDLVVWGESSVGYDLGHRPDLARRIAALSRETGADVLVNVDARRSDRPGIYKSSVLVGPGGPTAERYDKMRLVPFGEYIPARSLLGWATSVGKAADEDRGRGTEQVVMNVGHGLRIGPLICFETAFPDMSRHLAEDGADVLLGQSATSTFQDSWAPEQHASLAALRAAETGRPMVHATLTGVSAVYGPGGQRLGPWLGTDASTAQVYDVPLAHGITPYVRYGDWPVQGALLVLAALCATEGVRTLRLRRSDPRPLVPPARTAHGSPARPGR
- a CDS encoding FAD-dependent monooxygenase, which produces MAQTDRAVVIGGGIGGLAAAAALYRAGRDVTVLERARSLDPAGAAISLAPNALRALDVLGIGDEIRDLAAWQGDGGLRTPGGRWLSRTSAEATAARFGGPLVLLARATLVDRLAALLPPGAVRTAVTAALADPGDGRRPARVSTGDDELEAELVVGADGINSRVRAALFPLHPGPVYSGFTTWRMLIPVPGVEFASHETWGRGRMWGTHPLKDGRVYAYAAAMTPAGGRAPDDEKAELLRRFGDWHAPVPAVLAAARPEDVLRHDVHHIATPLPACHLGRVALLGDAAHAMPPTLGQGGNQALEDAVVLAHHTDELAAYTAARLPRTTAITRRAVQAARLNMTANPAAIAVRNLAIAALSKAGPALFLRGFDGIADWRPPYAAVEAHGGKREREST
- a CDS encoding Gfo/Idh/MocA family protein; amino-acid sequence: MKVGCIGLGDIAQKAYLPVLGTRPGVDLHLQTRTAATLDRVADTLHLPAGRRHTTLDSLLAEGLDAAFVHAPTTAHPEIVTRLLEAGVPTYVDKPLAYELADSQRLVALAEERGVSLFVGFNRRYAPGYALCLDHPRELILMQKNRIGLPEEPRSMILDDFIHVVDTLRFLAPGPVDDVTVRARVEDGLLHHVVLQLGGDGFTALGVMNRLSGSAEEILEVSGQDTKRQVLNLAEVIDHKGQPTVRRRGDWVPVSRQRGIEQAVLAFLDAVRAGKVLSARDALATHELCERVVRAVGGRSAAA
- the ung gene encoding uracil-DNA glycosylase, encoding MTDIAMLPESWRGVLGDELQQPYFKELTEFVEEERANGPVYPPREEVFAALDATPYEQVKVLVLGQDPYHGEGQGHGLCFSVRPGVKTPPSLRNIYKEMQQELGLPVPDNGYLMPWARQGVLLLNAVLTVRAGEANSHKGKGWEKFTDAVIRAVASRPDPAVFVLWGNYAQKKLPLIDETRHVVVKGAHPSPLSAKKFFGSRPFTQINEAIAAQGHEPIDWRIPNLG
- a CDS encoding DinB family protein encodes the protein MTTDRREPALNAGERAMLEGWLDYHRRTLAWKCEGLTDEQLRTASVPPSELSLMGLVRHMAEVERGWFRKVLVGDDPGPIYGTQEDPDGEFHLTEVDTWQEAHTTWQEEIEIARRNTAGFGLDDLSRGKSRFSDEPFSLRWIYTHMIEEYARHNGHADLIRERVDGATGY
- a CDS encoding TetR/AcrR family transcriptional regulator; its protein translation is MSVRTTSTPSASRAELIADAALALLAERGMRGLTHRAVDEAAGLPLGSTSNVARTRQALLELAVRRHAEREARVLDLAELPDPSGGLDALADGLALAVHRSLTRGRELLIARYELALEATRRPGLRAFYDRTGAVFKEQLAAMLTAVGSPDPARHVLSLVAWADGLMFSCAAGSFSAEVPGLEEIRTGLRELLAGMLGR